From one Marmota flaviventris isolate mMarFla1 chromosome 1, mMarFla1.hap1, whole genome shotgun sequence genomic stretch:
- the Gorasp1 gene encoding Golgi reassembly-stacking protein 1 isoform X1 produces the protein MGSAPAPNASCAGNGGVPCGATRSGVLPGEERAGSSQNSLVPSGHIGDDLCVPCSVRSWGQPAAPRTEWSPASILPCRRTRQPSRRAWSLTLTSSSPLGTRGWAGALVSALLPLQNKENDTLKALLKANVEKPVKLEVFNMKTMKVREVEVVPSNMWGGQGLLGASVRFCSFRRASEHVWHVLDVEPSSPAALAGLRPYTDYVVGSDQILQESEDFFSLIESHEGKPLKLMVYNSESDSCREVTVTPNAAWGGEGSLGCGIGYGYLHRIPTQPSSHKTPPVVPTPGTPLPGTPPPGAPLPRASMPGTPPPGAPPPGAPPPGALSPEAPLPDAPPPIVLPPGAPLPDASQPGAPSPGPTPQDSSGLDLGSRQNDYMEAMLQVPGSLMDGQLPRSGSPSHSAPDFGGLPHSMEISLQPPPPVQRVMDPGFLDVSGISLLDGSNASVWPSLSSSTAPTTIANSNVGPEDVGSSSNSHEQGGEATWSGSEFEVSFLDSPGVQAQPDHLPQLTLPDSLTSAASPEDGLSAELLEAQAEEEPAVTESADFRAEAEKPASQAQISSPELQPGL, from the exons ATGGGCTCGGCGCCCGCCCCAAATGCCAGCTGTGCAGGAAATGGGGGCGTTCCGTGTGGCGCTACCCGGAGTGGCGTTCTTCCGGGTGAAGAACGCGCCGGCTCCTCGCAGAACTCTCTGGTGCCCTCAGGGCACATTGGTGATGACCTCTGTGTGCCGTGCTCCGTGCGGAGTTGGGGACAGCCAGCAGCTCCAAGGACCGAGTGGTCCCCTGCATCGATCTTGCC GTGCAGGAGAACTCGCCAGCCCAGCAGGCGGGCCTGGAGCCTTACTTTGACTTCATCATCACCATTGGGCACTCGCGGCTG GGCTGGGGCCTTGGTGTCAGCCCTGCTGCCCCTGCAGAACAAGGAGAATGACACGCTGAAGGCGCTGTTGAAAGCCAATGTGGAAAAGCCCGTGAAGTTGGAGGTGTTCAACATGAAGACCATGAAGGTGCGCGAGGTAGAAGTGGTGCCCAGCAACATGTGGGGCGGACAGGGCCTGCTGGGCGCCAGCGTTCGCTTCTGCAGCTTTCGCAGGGCCAGTGAGCACGTGTGGCATGTGCTG GATGTGGAACCCTCTTCACCTGCTGCTCTTGCTGGCCTGCGCCCCTACACAGACTATGTGGTTGGCTCAGACCAGATCCTCCAGGAG TCCGAAGACTTCTTTTCTCTCATCGAGTCCCATGAGGGGAAGCCCTTGAAGCTGATGGTTTATAACTCCGAGTCTGACTCCTGCCGGGAGGTGACTGTAACTCCCAACGCAGCCTGGGGTGGAGAGGGCAG TCTAGGGTGTGGCATCGGCTATGGGTATCTACACCGGATCCCCACCCAGCCCTCCAGCCACAAGACGCCACCTGTTGTTCCAACACCTGGCACCCCACTGCCCGGCACCCCACCACCTGGTGCCCCACTTCCTCGCGCCTCGATGCCTGGCACCCCACCACCTGGCGCCCCACCACCTGGTGCCCCACCACCCGGTGCCCTGTCACCTGAAGCCCCGCTACCTGATGCCCCACCACCTATTGTCCTGCCACCTGGTGCCCCGCTACCTGATGCCTCACAACCTGGTGCCCCATCACCTGGGCCCACCCCTCAGGATTCTTCTGGCCTGGACCTAGGTTCCAGGCAGAATGACTACATGGAG GCCATGCTACAAGTACCTGGCTCCCTCATGGATGGACAGCTCCCCAGGTCTGGAAGTCCCAGCCACAGTGCTCCAGACTTTGGGGGACTTCCACATTCCATGGAGATTTCTCTTCAGCCTCCACCTCCAGTGCAGCGAGTCATGGATCCAG GTTTCCTGGATGTGTCAGGCATTTCCCTCCTGGATGGTAGCAATGCCAGTGTGTGGCCCAGCCTGTCCTCCTCCACAGCGCCGACTACCATAGCCAACTCAAATGTAGGACCAGAGGATGTTGGTTCCAGCAGCAATTCTCATGAGCAGGGTG GTGAGGCCACATGGTCTGGGTCAGAGTTTGAAGTCTCCTTCCTGGATAGTCCGGGTGTCCAGGCCCAGCCAGACCACCTGCCTCAGCTGACTCTTCCCGACAGCCTCACCTCTGCAGCCTCGCCAGAAGATGGGCTGTCTGCTGAGCTGCTAGAAGCTCAGGCTGAGGAGGAGCCTGCAGTCACAGAGAGCGCAGACTTCAGGGCAGAGGCTGAgaagccagccagccaggcccaGATATCTTCCCCAGAATTACAACCAGGGCTGTGA
- the Gorasp1 gene encoding Golgi reassembly-stacking protein 1 isoform X2, with the protein MSVIHSCVLAFGCQLGEKEDHRKQIWCRRTRQPSRRAWSLTLTSSSPLGTRGWAGALVSALLPLQNKENDTLKALLKANVEKPVKLEVFNMKTMKVREVEVVPSNMWGGQGLLGASVRFCSFRRASEHVWHVLDVEPSSPAALAGLRPYTDYVVGSDQILQESEDFFSLIESHEGKPLKLMVYNSESDSCREVTVTPNAAWGGEGSLGCGIGYGYLHRIPTQPSSHKTPPVVPTPGTPLPGTPPPGAPLPRASMPGTPPPGAPPPGAPPPGALSPEAPLPDAPPPIVLPPGAPLPDASQPGAPSPGPTPQDSSGLDLGSRQNDYMEAMLQVPGSLMDGQLPRSGSPSHSAPDFGGLPHSMEISLQPPPPVQRVMDPGFLDVSGISLLDGSNASVWPSLSSSTAPTTIANSNVGPEDVGSSSNSHEQGGEATWSGSEFEVSFLDSPGVQAQPDHLPQLTLPDSLTSAASPEDGLSAELLEAQAEEEPAVTESADFRAEAEKPASQAQISSPELQPGL; encoded by the exons ATGTCTGTAATCCATTCTTGTGTGCTTGCATTTGGATGTCAGTTGGGAGAGAAGGAAGATCATAGGAAACAAATATG GTGCAGGAGAACTCGCCAGCCCAGCAGGCGGGCCTGGAGCCTTACTTTGACTTCATCATCACCATTGGGCACTCGCGGCTG GGCTGGGGCCTTGGTGTCAGCCCTGCTGCCCCTGCAGAACAAGGAGAATGACACGCTGAAGGCGCTGTTGAAAGCCAATGTGGAAAAGCCCGTGAAGTTGGAGGTGTTCAACATGAAGACCATGAAGGTGCGCGAGGTAGAAGTGGTGCCCAGCAACATGTGGGGCGGACAGGGCCTGCTGGGCGCCAGCGTTCGCTTCTGCAGCTTTCGCAGGGCCAGTGAGCACGTGTGGCATGTGCTG GATGTGGAACCCTCTTCACCTGCTGCTCTTGCTGGCCTGCGCCCCTACACAGACTATGTGGTTGGCTCAGACCAGATCCTCCAGGAG TCCGAAGACTTCTTTTCTCTCATCGAGTCCCATGAGGGGAAGCCCTTGAAGCTGATGGTTTATAACTCCGAGTCTGACTCCTGCCGGGAGGTGACTGTAACTCCCAACGCAGCCTGGGGTGGAGAGGGCAG TCTAGGGTGTGGCATCGGCTATGGGTATCTACACCGGATCCCCACCCAGCCCTCCAGCCACAAGACGCCACCTGTTGTTCCAACACCTGGCACCCCACTGCCCGGCACCCCACCACCTGGTGCCCCACTTCCTCGCGCCTCGATGCCTGGCACCCCACCACCTGGCGCCCCACCACCTGGTGCCCCACCACCCGGTGCCCTGTCACCTGAAGCCCCGCTACCTGATGCCCCACCACCTATTGTCCTGCCACCTGGTGCCCCGCTACCTGATGCCTCACAACCTGGTGCCCCATCACCTGGGCCCACCCCTCAGGATTCTTCTGGCCTGGACCTAGGTTCCAGGCAGAATGACTACATGGAG GCCATGCTACAAGTACCTGGCTCCCTCATGGATGGACAGCTCCCCAGGTCTGGAAGTCCCAGCCACAGTGCTCCAGACTTTGGGGGACTTCCACATTCCATGGAGATTTCTCTTCAGCCTCCACCTCCAGTGCAGCGAGTCATGGATCCAG GTTTCCTGGATGTGTCAGGCATTTCCCTCCTGGATGGTAGCAATGCCAGTGTGTGGCCCAGCCTGTCCTCCTCCACAGCGCCGACTACCATAGCCAACTCAAATGTAGGACCAGAGGATGTTGGTTCCAGCAGCAATTCTCATGAGCAGGGTG GTGAGGCCACATGGTCTGGGTCAGAGTTTGAAGTCTCCTTCCTGGATAGTCCGGGTGTCCAGGCCCAGCCAGACCACCTGCCTCAGCTGACTCTTCCCGACAGCCTCACCTCTGCAGCCTCGCCAGAAGATGGGCTGTCTGCTGAGCTGCTAGAAGCTCAGGCTGAGGAGGAGCCTGCAGTCACAGAGAGCGCAGACTTCAGGGCAGAGGCTGAgaagccagccagccaggcccaGATATCTTCCCCAGAATTACAACCAGGGCTGTGA
- the Gorasp1 gene encoding Golgi reassembly-stacking protein 1 isoform X4, producing the protein MVQENSPAQQAGLEPYFDFIITIGHSRLNKENDTLKALLKANVEKPVKLEVFNMKTMKVREVEVVPSNMWGGQGLLGASVRFCSFRRASEHVWHVLDVEPSSPAALAGLRPYTDYVVGSDQILQESEDFFSLIESHEGKPLKLMVYNSESDSCREVTVTPNAAWGGEGSLGCGIGYGYLHRIPTQPSSHKTPPVVPTPGTPLPGTPPPGAPLPRASMPGTPPPGAPPPGAPPPGALSPEAPLPDAPPPIVLPPGAPLPDASQPGAPSPGPTPQDSSGLDLGSRQNDYMEAMLQVPGSLMDGQLPRSGSPSHSAPDFGGLPHSMEISLQPPPPVQRVMDPGFLDVSGISLLDGSNASVWPSLSSSTAPTTIANSNVGPEDVGSSSNSHEQGGEATWSGSEFEVSFLDSPGVQAQPDHLPQLTLPDSLTSAASPEDGLSAELLEAQAEEEPAVTESADFRAEAEKPASQAQISSPELQPGL; encoded by the exons ATG GTGCAGGAGAACTCGCCAGCCCAGCAGGCGGGCCTGGAGCCTTACTTTGACTTCATCATCACCATTGGGCACTCGCGGCTG AACAAGGAGAATGACACGCTGAAGGCGCTGTTGAAAGCCAATGTGGAAAAGCCCGTGAAGTTGGAGGTGTTCAACATGAAGACCATGAAGGTGCGCGAGGTAGAAGTGGTGCCCAGCAACATGTGGGGCGGACAGGGCCTGCTGGGCGCCAGCGTTCGCTTCTGCAGCTTTCGCAGGGCCAGTGAGCACGTGTGGCATGTGCTG GATGTGGAACCCTCTTCACCTGCTGCTCTTGCTGGCCTGCGCCCCTACACAGACTATGTGGTTGGCTCAGACCAGATCCTCCAGGAG TCCGAAGACTTCTTTTCTCTCATCGAGTCCCATGAGGGGAAGCCCTTGAAGCTGATGGTTTATAACTCCGAGTCTGACTCCTGCCGGGAGGTGACTGTAACTCCCAACGCAGCCTGGGGTGGAGAGGGCAG TCTAGGGTGTGGCATCGGCTATGGGTATCTACACCGGATCCCCACCCAGCCCTCCAGCCACAAGACGCCACCTGTTGTTCCAACACCTGGCACCCCACTGCCCGGCACCCCACCACCTGGTGCCCCACTTCCTCGCGCCTCGATGCCTGGCACCCCACCACCTGGCGCCCCACCACCTGGTGCCCCACCACCCGGTGCCCTGTCACCTGAAGCCCCGCTACCTGATGCCCCACCACCTATTGTCCTGCCACCTGGTGCCCCGCTACCTGATGCCTCACAACCTGGTGCCCCATCACCTGGGCCCACCCCTCAGGATTCTTCTGGCCTGGACCTAGGTTCCAGGCAGAATGACTACATGGAG GCCATGCTACAAGTACCTGGCTCCCTCATGGATGGACAGCTCCCCAGGTCTGGAAGTCCCAGCCACAGTGCTCCAGACTTTGGGGGACTTCCACATTCCATGGAGATTTCTCTTCAGCCTCCACCTCCAGTGCAGCGAGTCATGGATCCAG GTTTCCTGGATGTGTCAGGCATTTCCCTCCTGGATGGTAGCAATGCCAGTGTGTGGCCCAGCCTGTCCTCCTCCACAGCGCCGACTACCATAGCCAACTCAAATGTAGGACCAGAGGATGTTGGTTCCAGCAGCAATTCTCATGAGCAGGGTG GTGAGGCCACATGGTCTGGGTCAGAGTTTGAAGTCTCCTTCCTGGATAGTCCGGGTGTCCAGGCCCAGCCAGACCACCTGCCTCAGCTGACTCTTCCCGACAGCCTCACCTCTGCAGCCTCGCCAGAAGATGGGCTGTCTGCTGAGCTGCTAGAAGCTCAGGCTGAGGAGGAGCCTGCAGTCACAGAGAGCGCAGACTTCAGGGCAGAGGCTGAgaagccagccagccaggcccaGATATCTTCCCCAGAATTACAACCAGGGCTGTGA
- the Gorasp1 gene encoding Golgi reassembly-stacking protein 1 isoform X5: protein MKTMKVREVEVVPSNMWGGQGLLGASVRFCSFRRASEHVWHVLDVEPSSPAALAGLRPYTDYVVGSDQILQESEDFFSLIESHEGKPLKLMVYNSESDSCREVTVTPNAAWGGEGSLGCGIGYGYLHRIPTQPSSHKTPPVVPTPGTPLPGTPPPGAPLPRASMPGTPPPGAPPPGAPPPGALSPEAPLPDAPPPIVLPPGAPLPDASQPGAPSPGPTPQDSSGLDLGSRQNDYMEAMLQVPGSLMDGQLPRSGSPSHSAPDFGGLPHSMEISLQPPPPVQRVMDPGFLDVSGISLLDGSNASVWPSLSSSTAPTTIANSNVGPEDVGSSSNSHEQGGEATWSGSEFEVSFLDSPGVQAQPDHLPQLTLPDSLTSAASPEDGLSAELLEAQAEEEPAVTESADFRAEAEKPASQAQISSPELQPGL, encoded by the exons ATGAAGACCATGAAGGTGCGCGAGGTAGAAGTGGTGCCCAGCAACATGTGGGGCGGACAGGGCCTGCTGGGCGCCAGCGTTCGCTTCTGCAGCTTTCGCAGGGCCAGTGAGCACGTGTGGCATGTGCTG GATGTGGAACCCTCTTCACCTGCTGCTCTTGCTGGCCTGCGCCCCTACACAGACTATGTGGTTGGCTCAGACCAGATCCTCCAGGAG TCCGAAGACTTCTTTTCTCTCATCGAGTCCCATGAGGGGAAGCCCTTGAAGCTGATGGTTTATAACTCCGAGTCTGACTCCTGCCGGGAGGTGACTGTAACTCCCAACGCAGCCTGGGGTGGAGAGGGCAG TCTAGGGTGTGGCATCGGCTATGGGTATCTACACCGGATCCCCACCCAGCCCTCCAGCCACAAGACGCCACCTGTTGTTCCAACACCTGGCACCCCACTGCCCGGCACCCCACCACCTGGTGCCCCACTTCCTCGCGCCTCGATGCCTGGCACCCCACCACCTGGCGCCCCACCACCTGGTGCCCCACCACCCGGTGCCCTGTCACCTGAAGCCCCGCTACCTGATGCCCCACCACCTATTGTCCTGCCACCTGGTGCCCCGCTACCTGATGCCTCACAACCTGGTGCCCCATCACCTGGGCCCACCCCTCAGGATTCTTCTGGCCTGGACCTAGGTTCCAGGCAGAATGACTACATGGAG GCCATGCTACAAGTACCTGGCTCCCTCATGGATGGACAGCTCCCCAGGTCTGGAAGTCCCAGCCACAGTGCTCCAGACTTTGGGGGACTTCCACATTCCATGGAGATTTCTCTTCAGCCTCCACCTCCAGTGCAGCGAGTCATGGATCCAG GTTTCCTGGATGTGTCAGGCATTTCCCTCCTGGATGGTAGCAATGCCAGTGTGTGGCCCAGCCTGTCCTCCTCCACAGCGCCGACTACCATAGCCAACTCAAATGTAGGACCAGAGGATGTTGGTTCCAGCAGCAATTCTCATGAGCAGGGTG GTGAGGCCACATGGTCTGGGTCAGAGTTTGAAGTCTCCTTCCTGGATAGTCCGGGTGTCCAGGCCCAGCCAGACCACCTGCCTCAGCTGACTCTTCCCGACAGCCTCACCTCTGCAGCCTCGCCAGAAGATGGGCTGTCTGCTGAGCTGCTAGAAGCTCAGGCTGAGGAGGAGCCTGCAGTCACAGAGAGCGCAGACTTCAGGGCAGAGGCTGAgaagccagccagccaggcccaGATATCTTCCCCAGAATTACAACCAGGGCTGTGA
- the Gorasp1 gene encoding Golgi reassembly-stacking protein 1 isoform X3, whose product MGLGSSAQQPAGGAEGFHLHGVQENSPAQQAGLEPYFDFIITIGHSRLNKENDTLKALLKANVEKPVKLEVFNMKTMKVREVEVVPSNMWGGQGLLGASVRFCSFRRASEHVWHVLDVEPSSPAALAGLRPYTDYVVGSDQILQESEDFFSLIESHEGKPLKLMVYNSESDSCREVTVTPNAAWGGEGSLGCGIGYGYLHRIPTQPSSHKTPPVVPTPGTPLPGTPPPGAPLPRASMPGTPPPGAPPPGAPPPGALSPEAPLPDAPPPIVLPPGAPLPDASQPGAPSPGPTPQDSSGLDLGSRQNDYMEAMLQVPGSLMDGQLPRSGSPSHSAPDFGGLPHSMEISLQPPPPVQRVMDPGFLDVSGISLLDGSNASVWPSLSSSTAPTTIANSNVGPEDVGSSSNSHEQGGEATWSGSEFEVSFLDSPGVQAQPDHLPQLTLPDSLTSAASPEDGLSAELLEAQAEEEPAVTESADFRAEAEKPASQAQISSPELQPGL is encoded by the exons ATGGGCCTGGGCTCCAGcgcccagcagcctgctggcgGCGCCGAGGGCTTCCACCTGCACGGG GTGCAGGAGAACTCGCCAGCCCAGCAGGCGGGCCTGGAGCCTTACTTTGACTTCATCATCACCATTGGGCACTCGCGGCTG AACAAGGAGAATGACACGCTGAAGGCGCTGTTGAAAGCCAATGTGGAAAAGCCCGTGAAGTTGGAGGTGTTCAACATGAAGACCATGAAGGTGCGCGAGGTAGAAGTGGTGCCCAGCAACATGTGGGGCGGACAGGGCCTGCTGGGCGCCAGCGTTCGCTTCTGCAGCTTTCGCAGGGCCAGTGAGCACGTGTGGCATGTGCTG GATGTGGAACCCTCTTCACCTGCTGCTCTTGCTGGCCTGCGCCCCTACACAGACTATGTGGTTGGCTCAGACCAGATCCTCCAGGAG TCCGAAGACTTCTTTTCTCTCATCGAGTCCCATGAGGGGAAGCCCTTGAAGCTGATGGTTTATAACTCCGAGTCTGACTCCTGCCGGGAGGTGACTGTAACTCCCAACGCAGCCTGGGGTGGAGAGGGCAG TCTAGGGTGTGGCATCGGCTATGGGTATCTACACCGGATCCCCACCCAGCCCTCCAGCCACAAGACGCCACCTGTTGTTCCAACACCTGGCACCCCACTGCCCGGCACCCCACCACCTGGTGCCCCACTTCCTCGCGCCTCGATGCCTGGCACCCCACCACCTGGCGCCCCACCACCTGGTGCCCCACCACCCGGTGCCCTGTCACCTGAAGCCCCGCTACCTGATGCCCCACCACCTATTGTCCTGCCACCTGGTGCCCCGCTACCTGATGCCTCACAACCTGGTGCCCCATCACCTGGGCCCACCCCTCAGGATTCTTCTGGCCTGGACCTAGGTTCCAGGCAGAATGACTACATGGAG GCCATGCTACAAGTACCTGGCTCCCTCATGGATGGACAGCTCCCCAGGTCTGGAAGTCCCAGCCACAGTGCTCCAGACTTTGGGGGACTTCCACATTCCATGGAGATTTCTCTTCAGCCTCCACCTCCAGTGCAGCGAGTCATGGATCCAG GTTTCCTGGATGTGTCAGGCATTTCCCTCCTGGATGGTAGCAATGCCAGTGTGTGGCCCAGCCTGTCCTCCTCCACAGCGCCGACTACCATAGCCAACTCAAATGTAGGACCAGAGGATGTTGGTTCCAGCAGCAATTCTCATGAGCAGGGTG GTGAGGCCACATGGTCTGGGTCAGAGTTTGAAGTCTCCTTCCTGGATAGTCCGGGTGTCCAGGCCCAGCCAGACCACCTGCCTCAGCTGACTCTTCCCGACAGCCTCACCTCTGCAGCCTCGCCAGAAGATGGGCTGTCTGCTGAGCTGCTAGAAGCTCAGGCTGAGGAGGAGCCTGCAGTCACAGAGAGCGCAGACTTCAGGGCAGAGGCTGAgaagccagccagccaggcccaGATATCTTCCCCAGAATTACAACCAGGGCTGTGA